The Saccharolobus shibatae B12 genomic interval AAATTGGCTCAAAAAGAGAATGATAAATGAAGACTCTGTAAAGAGAGTTGATGAGGAGACGTTCCCGCTAACGTTTGCAAATTATGATTACATAAATGACTCTCCCCTTATAACTCCACACGGAAGTGATCCAATCCTATATGGTATTAGAGGAACCTCCATAGAACACCTAATTAAAGCTATGGGACTAATAGAATCAAATGAAGATATCAATTTCTTCGCTATTTTTAAGACTAACCAAAATACTGATATTCATTTCCAAAAAGTTGGTAATCGTTTCTACCAACAAATTAAGAAAGTTATACAAATAAAAAATATAAAGATACTTGAAGGCGGAGATGTAATGATTAGGACTACAGACGACGATATTTTATTCGTGTATAAAGAAACTGGGGAGTTAAACAGTGCATCTAAATTATTAAAAGAAGGTGACGAAATAGTAGCTTATGGGGCTATAAAGCCATCCATAGCTTATGGAAAGATCATAGAGCTGGAGAGGTTTGAAATATTAAAATTAAATGATCTACAATTGGTCAATCCTAAATGTCCCATATGTGGTGGATCTACAAAATCTCTAGGAAAAAATAAGGGATATAAATGTAAAAAATGTAAATATATTATAAATACAGCTAATAAGAGTATGAAAAATATAATAAGAAACTTATCATTAGGAATTTACCAAACTAGAGCTTACAGGCATCTTACCAGACCTATATTCTTAACACTAGAAAAAAATAATCAAAGTTTTCATGAGGAGAGAAAGTTCCTAGATATGTATAGATCAGAATTATACAAGCTTGATTATAATCTATAAAAGGTGGACCGGCCGGGATT includes:
- a CDS encoding tRNA(Ile)(2)-agmatinylcytidine synthase; protein product: MKYIIGIDDHDSYKFGCTTHFSVILTSYLYKNHNIILLDLPYLVRLNPNIPWKTRGNASIKLVVDFNGTKKELADIIFSYSLKYIKDVSLALEHGRKPGIAIIEYDKYKTSFEKLYNFYIKGLSDIIPIDYAKKFAEKNDIEIRGDRGIIGSIAALGVSGDYTYELITYRKKENWLKKRMINEDSVKRVDEETFPLTFANYDYINDSPLITPHGSDPILYGIRGTSIEHLIKAMGLIESNEDINFFAIFKTNQNTDIHFQKVGNRFYQQIKKVIQIKNIKILEGGDVMIRTTDDDILFVYKETGELNSASKLLKEGDEIVAYGAIKPSIAYGKIIELERFEILKLNDLQLVNPKCPICGGSTKSLGKNKGYKCKKCKYIINTANKSMKNIIRNLSLGIYQTRAYRHLTRPIFLTLEKNNQSFHEERKFLDMYRSELYKLDYNL